The DNA segment GTTGATGGTACCAAACTGACCACTGTGCCtggacaagaaaagaaaaacaattttgaTTCCCAGTCGATAggtattgatttattttttgtcctgGGGCCTATGGTGATTGTTTGTGAAGTCACGGTTGAttgatggagggaaaaaataattatttcttcTCAATGTGCCCAACagtatcgtgtgtgtgtgtgtgtgtgtgtgtttaccagaTGTGAAATGTGGCATTGAAGACGTTGGTCTTTTTCAGCCGATCTAGCTGAATCTGGCAGTAACGCATCTGGTTGTCGACACTCTTCAGCTCATcatccagctccagctgctgccgTTTAAACTCGCTGTACTCCTTCTGGTACCTTACAACACAAGGCAGCGGAAAGAGTCACAGCTGTTATGTGCTGTATCGTCTACCATATTCCACTCACAGCCTTTGACACCACTGCAAAGCCACTCACTGTAGCTCCTCTGTGTCCAGCTGCTGAGAGTGGATCCTGCTCTGGGCCAGGTCCTGGGCTACACCGgccctctgctcctccactgCCTCCAGTTCCTGGACCagcgcctcctcctcctccttcagctgctgcagttctgCCAGAAgggtctcctcttcctccacctgcagGTGTGACAGCAGCTCCAGACACTGCCTGAAAATACAGTcacatacagtgtattttactacacacacagtaaactgcacatgaacacacatgtgGATTCAGcattttaagttgttttaaGTATTTTGACTGAAAACTGAGACATTTAACTTATTGTGCACCAACTAACTTGTAATTCTGGCATTCGTTCTCTGTGATGTTGAGCTGTGTATCCAGGTGGTCCAACAAAGTGTCAGTACATTCTTCACACAGTGGATGGTCCACATCTGTCTGGCCTGACATGATGTCAAACAGGTCACTGGTGACCTGAGTGAAATATGATCCAACACAAAATAGTCACTTTTTAAGTTCAGTCATAGATCCGTAGCATAAGCTGACCCTAACAAGCTGTTTTGTCAAAACTGTTTCTTGCCAAACTAACATGATCATAGTAAACCGACATCATGGAATCTCAAATCTTTCAGCTGTGTCAAAGCGGACTTTACCTTCAGCCTACGACTAAGATTTTCCATCGTGCCTCCATCAGATGCTTCTCCAATCAGTGTGAAGCTGTTGGCACTCTCTGTGGACATCATTCTGTAAAACAAGATTCATCAGTTCAGTCAAATGTATAGGATATGCTGCATTTTCAAGCCCATCCACACCTCATTTGACAGAGGAACATATCAACTTCAAGATAGTCAACATATATAAATTgtcatctgttttcagttccATTTCCTGAATGAAAAGACTTGGGTTCTCACCGTGCAGGAGGGATGTATTTTCTCGACACTCCATCTTGCTTGTTCTCTACAAAGGTCTCCTAGAAGGCAAATGTAATTCTGAGACCTCAAATATACCCTCtaacaaaatatttacagaCTGAATTGGtataattaattgttttagtcTTACAGCTTCTAAAAGTCTTACAGATTAGTTTACTCAaaacatacatatgtatgtacaaTATATGTATCAAAAGTATCAGTCACCCTGATGCCACTGTTTTATCAGTCTAGGATCTTGGGGAAAACACAACAGCCTATGTGAATTCCAGTAATTTGCTGTTATATTCAGTGTGTTCTCATACCATGTGTATCCTGGCATGACAGCATCAAAGATTGATGACACTTTAGAGTCTAAATTCTTATCCATCGCGCAGTACCATCAGGGAGGTGTCTGATCAGTGCCAAATTCATTCTACAGCGGGACAACAACCCCAAATATACAGCCAGTGTCATAAAGAACTATTTTCAGGGACAAAAAGACTAAGGAGTCCTGCAACATATGGTCTGATTGCAGCATTACTGAGTCATTGTGGGATTatgtgaagagacagaagacactaAAACAGTTTAAATCCACAACTGTGGCGAATTCTCCAGCAACCAACCTGCCAAGCACCTGAAAAACTGTGTCTACTGAGGACAACTGGGCAGTTTAGTTTcctgtttactgcactttgtatgaagtGAATTGCTAAAAAGAACTATTCATGgcattgtttttgattttacatCTTACAACCTTTGCACAGCACCGTATGTTTTCTGCTGTACTTACCTCTGGTGCTGTCTCCCCCTCACTACTGTCAGCCTGTTTGCTGGGGGTCACTGTGACCAacggagctgaggaggaggagggtcacAGAGGAGTAATTTCATAACAGATCGAGCAGTTTTGACATCATTACACTATATTTTACAGCACTGATGGTTGATTGCCAAGTATACACATACCAATGAGCTCTTGGATAGTGACCCGATCGAGCACATTAAAGGACGTGTCCAGTTTCAGGGGTTGACAGCACCGCTGACACACGAAGCTGACCTGCATGGTTGTGCTCGACGACTTGGAGCCCTCCATTGCTAGCTACAAGAACacatgtaaagaaataaaagcacaatgTAAAGCCTGACAGCCTTTTCgccaagtattttttttctacatggTGGCTCGATGGCTAGTTAGCTGTTAGGCAGCTGGCTAGCTAAGGTTAGCGTTGTAGCTAGCTCATGCGTAACATACACCCACGGTGTGTAAGCACAAGACAGACTTACTCTCGCTTGTGAAAAACCAAAGCTATTGCATTACAGTCCTGATTTGCGAACGTCGAAAATGAGAAATCACTCCAAATGTAGTTAGCGTGACTGTCGCATTTTGCACCTCAGGCATTTCCCTCTCCACTTCCTTATTGTTGTTTACGTTTACGTTTGACGTCAGGTGTAAATCAAGTCACATGGAAGAACCGGGCGTCCACAGTGGGGTCTTACCCATGGGTTCAAACCGCTGTTACTCCTCATTCTGTGACTTGAACACCATGATTTTGCATATGATGTAAGAAGTAATGCAGTATGATTCCAGATTATATTTAACTTTATACTTAAAGTAAGAAAGCTGTTATGAAAAAGCATATTTGTCAGAAAGTGCAACTGACGCTGCTGGACCCGGACCAGTAGGCGGCGCTGTAACATCATCTGCCAAACGCCGTTAATCATAAGCAGAAGAAGACTCCAGTTGCGGGAAAACTGAAGCTGATGAGTCCTGTGTTGATAACTTCAAACTTTCAGAAAACAAGGTAATTAAGGGaatatttatttcttacaaTCAGCTAGTGGCGTTTCAAAAACTACGAGCTACTCTTTGTATTCACACATGGGTCTTTTGGTGTATTCGCGTCCACTGTCTCAGTCTCAGAAGTAAAGCAGTGTTGCTAACTAGTTGTGTAACCTCCCAAATAAAAGCATGGCAGCCAACCAGCCTGACGTTTACCTTCAACTAATGCCACTTTAATCCAGTGGACACTGTATATGAACATTAAACGGTGTTTTATAACGTTACAATATGGATTTTTCTGCCTAATCTCACTGGATTGTTGTGCttcatcacttcctgctgtTTGTAACGCTATGCGGCTTTAATACCATTCTCACTTCGCACAGCTAACGTTTCAAAGTTAACCACAGATACTTACAAGACCCTACTAGGGTAATGCATTGATGAAGTGTCATAGAAAGTTTATAAATAATCCATTGGCATCACTTAAACTCATTTCAGTTGCTAAGTATCTGTTTCCATTGAGTCTAATACCCATAAAATCAAGTGGGATCCTGTGCTATATTACCAgtttatgtacatgtgtgtagtAAACCACTCTAAATACTGTAGTTGATCTAGGATCTTCCTTGTTAGATAACACATTATAGGTGGCTACCTGCATAACAATACAAGCtatgtgtacagtacatgtgaaATTACCAAAGTACATACAGTTATACAATTTTGTCTTAACTTTACTGGAGCAGGGCCAGTTTGTCATAATCACATACCAGGTTAGACTGAGAAGGTCACAATTCAGTCAACAATAGgacatttaaaaaccaaaagGTGTGGGTGATCAGTAAGAAATTATATAACCATATTAATGTGTTGATATTATGTCACTATCTGTTCAGGTG comes from the Seriola aureovittata isolate HTS-2021-v1 ecotype China chromosome 21, ASM2101889v1, whole genome shotgun sequence genome and includes:
- the becn1 gene encoding beclin-1 codes for the protein MEGSKSSSTTMQVSFVCQRCCQPLKLDTSFNVLDRVTIQELIAPLVTVTPSKQADSSEGETAPEETFVENKQDGVSRKYIPPARMMSTESANSFTLIGEASDGGTMENLSRRLKVTSDLFDIMSGQTDVDHPLCEECTDTLLDHLDTQLNITENECQNYKQCLELLSHLQVEEEETLLAELQQLKEEEEALVQELEAVEEQRAGVAQDLAQSRIHSQQLDTEELQYQKEYSEFKRQQLELDDELKSVDNQMRYCQIQLDRLKKTNVFNATFHIWHSGQFGTINNFRLGRLPSVPVEWNEINAAWGQTVLLLHALANKMGLRFQRYRLVPYGNHSYLESLTDKSKELPLYCSGGLRFFWDNKFDHAMVAFLDCVQQFKEEVEKGDTGFCLPYRMDVEKGKIEDTGGSGGSYSIKTQFNSEEQWTKALKFMLTNLKWGLAWVTSQFYNR